CCAGGACCAGGTATGAAAAGGAATAGACCCCGCCGCCGATGAGGCCATGGTGCTCCAGGATCTCGGCGATCTCCGTCAGCCGGGTGGTAAAAATCCTGATCAGCAGGCTGGTGACGGCAATAAAGACGATGGCGGACAGGCCGATGAAGCGGAAGGCTTCGGCGGGGACGTAAAAGATGGAGGTGAATTCGTCCATCAGGGTGATGACCCCGATGGCCAGCCAGGTGAGCCACCAGCGTCCCTTGTGGTGGTAGGACAGGAGTTCCTTATTCCGGAGCAGGTAGATAAAGAAGGCCACCAGGCCCAGGTTGAGTATGGTCAGGATCGTGGTTTTCACTGCGTCAGTCCTCGTAACATATCGGCGCCATGGTCACATCAATCTACTAAGACAACTCTGGATTCAGAATTGAGCGGTGCGGTGCGCCTGGTTCAAGGGTGAAAACTCGGCACGTCGCCAAGACTTCAGGCAGTTCAACGAGCTTGATTAAGGAGAATGGGATTCCGGTCTGGGAAGCAGGGCGAGGACAATGGTGGTGAAGCAATAGCGGTCACTGTGATGACTGACCGGGATGTTTGGGCGGGAAGTCGATTGGGGGCGCTGGTTCAGCCCGAAAAGATGCGCCTCGGGCGCATCAATGCAGATGTCCATTATATCCTCCTCCTGCCTGCGGGGTTAGCTGGCGGGCTCGGGCGGGAGGTTCTCTGCCCTACCGCATAGGTATGCGGATTCGCCCCAAAGACTCGGGTCCCCCGCTTCTCCGATGGGGTATCGGAGAACTCGGCGGTTAGCCTCATGGTGATGTGGCCAACATTGGTAATAGTAATCTTTTTTTCAGAGACGTCAATGGAAATTGACCGCCTCAGCGCAGTGAGTTAACTTTAAGAAAACGAAGCTGAACAGACGCTGGGGGACGAGGCTCATGGGAGTTCAAGATTGGACGATCCCCGCCGCCTGATGGGGAGAATGATCCATGTACTTCTGGTTGCCGATTGTGGCCCTGGTTTGGCTATAGGTTGTTATGGGACATGGCGTTTCCCTTAAGATAAAGCTGGTCTCGGTGGGGTCCCTGCCGCCGCCGCTATTGAGGTTTCTTCAGGAGGGCCTGGCCCGGGAACTGGGCGTGGTGGTGCGGGTGGGAGGGAATCTGCCCCTGCCGGCCTCATGTGCCGAGGGCCGGAGGCAGTATCCGGGCGAGCCGTTCCTGCAGGCGCTGGAAGCCGCCCGAACCCCCGAAGATGAGGTGATCTTGGGGGTTACCGGCGTGGACCTTTACGTGTCGGGCTTGAACTT
The sequence above is a segment of the Desulfobaccales bacterium genome. Coding sequences within it:
- a CDS encoding archaemetzincin family Zn-dependent metalloprotease; this translates as MGHGVSLKIKLVSVGSLPPPLLRFLQEGLARELGVVVRVGGNLPLPASCAEGRRQYPGEPFLQALEAARTPEDEVILGVTGVDLYVSGLNFVFGLADPSRRCAIISLARLYPEFYGQPRAPGRFKERALKEAIHELGHLWGLDHCSDPACIMFFSNSLSDTDRKGPGFCAQCRSNVKKSFK